In Neptuniibacter halophilus, the genomic stretch GAGCGCACAATGAAAAAATTCGCACTGTCTGCCTTGGTTGCTGCGATGTCTGTCGCAGGCACTGTACAGGCTGGTGTTACCGATCAGGACATCCTGAACGACCAGATGACTGTTGAGGATGTTGTTACCAACGGTATGGGCCCACGTGGTCAGCGTTACAGCCCGATGGACAAGATCAACACCAGCACTGTAAAAGATATGCGTCCGGTCTGGGCGTTCTCTTTCGGTGGTGAAAAACAGCGTGGCCAGGAATCACAGCCTGTCGTTAAAGATGGCGTTATGTATGTAACGGCTTCTTACTCCCGTGTATTCGCCATTGACACCAACACCGGTGAAGAACTGTGGGAATACAACGCACGTCTGCCAGACGGCATCATGCCTTGCTGTGACGTTATCAACCGTGGTGTTGCGCTGTATGATGACCTGGTTATCTTCGGTACACTGGACGCTAAACTGGTAGCGCTGGACGCTAAAACCGGTAAGGTTAAGTGGAAGAAAAAAGTTGAAGATTACAAAGCCGGTTACTCCATCACGGCTGCACCTCTGATTGCTAAAGGTAAAGTAATCACCGGTGTATCCGGTGGTGAGTTTGGTATCGTTGGTAAAGTTGAAGCCTACGATGCGAAAACCGGTAAGCTGGCCTGGAGCCGTCCGACCGTTGAAGGTCACATGGGTTACATCTGGAAAGATGGCAAGAAAATGGAAAACGGTATTTCCGGTGGTGAAGCAGGCAAAACATGGCCAGGCGATCTGTGGAAATCCGGTGGTGCTGCAACCTGGCTGGGCGGTACTTACGATCCTGACGTAGACCTGCTGTTCTTCGGTACTGGTAACCCGGCGCCATGGAACTCTCACCTGCGTCCTGGCGATAACCTGTTCTCCTCCTCTCGTCTGGCAATCGATCCGGACACCGGTAAGATCGTATGGCACTTCCAGACTACGCCACACGATGGCTGGGATTACGACGGTGTAAACGAGCTGATCTCCTTCGACTATAAGGAAAACGGCAAAACCGTTAAAGCGGCAGCAACGGCTGACCGTAACGGCTTCATGTACGTCCTGAACCGTGAAAACGGTGATTTCATCCGTGGCTTCCCGTTTGTAGACAAAATCACCTGGGCTAAAGGCCTGGATCCGAAAACCGGTCGTCCAATCTACGACGAAGCATTCCGTCCGGGTAACCCTGCTGACTCCAAAGATGGCAAGAAAGGTAAAGCCGTTGTAGCGATCCCATCCTTCCTGGGTGGTAAGAACTGGATGCCAGTCGCTTACAGCCAGGATACTGAGCTGTTCTACGTACCGTCTAACGAATGGGCGATGGATATCTGGAACGAACCTACTGCGTACAAAAAAGGCGCAGCTTACCTGGGTGCTGGATTTACCATCAAGCCAATGAACGACGAGTACATCGGTGTTCTGCGTGCAATGGATCCTAAAACAGGTAAAGAAGTATGGCGTCACAACAACTACGCGCCACTGTGGGGCGGTGTACTGGCGACCAAAGGTAATCTGGTATTCTTCGGTACACCTGAGGGTTACCTGAAAGGCCTGAACGCCAAAACAGGTGAAGTTGAATACGAATTCAACACCGGTTCCGGTATCGTTGGTTCTCCGATTACCTGGGAGCAGAACGGTGAGCAGTACCTGTCAGTTGTATCTGGCTGGGGTGGTGCGGTACCTCTGTGGGGTGGTGAAGTGGCCAAGCGTGTTAAGCACCTGAACCAGGGTGGCACCGTCTGGACTTTCAAACTGCCTAAGTAAACGACATTGCCTGCGACTGGGTGGCTGCGGCCACTCAGCCTGTCCCAGCAATCAAAAGCCAGCGCTAAGCTGGCTTTTTTCGTTCCGGGTGTAGGGCCTTGCCGCTATTATCTCTCGGCCCGGTTCGGCCCCTGTAGGAGAGGTGTCTCACCGCAAAGAAGTATAATCAGGGTTGGCGCAGGTTTATGTAGGGTGCAATAGCGTAGCGTATTGCACCTGACGGTGCAGGTAATTCCGCAGGGCGAGCCTATGGCGCGCTATGGAAACTACCTGACCGGGAACGCGTTTTAAACCAGATCAATGACAGCGTTAAACGCGACAACAACCCGGTCTTTAGCGCCAAAATAAGGCAGTGCTGAGTGTTTCAGGTAGGAAGGGAAGATTACGATCTGGCCTTCTACGGGCTCAAAATCCCAATACCCCTGCTGTGAAAGGTAAGCCGTACCCGGGTCGCCATAATGATCGGCATTATTGCGAGGATCATAAAACCGGTTAACACCGTTACGTGAACCCAGTTCACACTCGCCGGGGTCCAGATAGTAGATCCCGCACCATGAGCAGTTCGGGTGCGAGTGAATATCATGGTAACCACCGTTGTGGGTCACATGAAACCAGGACTCGATAATCTGCGCATCCCCCTCAGCACCTTCAGGCCAGTAGGGTGCATTAACTTCGGTTGCAACAGCCGAAAGCAGCTCCTCCAGCATCCGTCGTAACTCCATCACCGCAGGCTCCTCTGCTTCCAGAAAGCAGAGCTTGCTTTCGAAGAGCTGGTGCTTGGCATTAACCGCAACCTCGCTCGCAATCGCCTGCTGCTGGGTCTGCTGGTAACGGTAGATATAGTTCAGCAGATCCTCTTTAAGGAACTCATGATCGGGGTTACTGCTGACAAACAGAGGGGAGTTCCAGGCCTGAATTGACTCAACCTGTGGGGTATCGGAATACATGGATCGGTGCCTGCATGGTAAAAGAGGCTAGTTTACCCGCCTGGCAACGCTTTCACTACGTTTTCTGTGGCGGTCCGGAGGTACCTACCCAGCTTACCTCCAGTTCGTAAGATATCGAGCGGGCCAGACCATCCAGATCCGGGAACAGGGTGGCGTGGGTGATGTTCATACGGTACAGCGCTTCCATCGCCTCGCGGCGGATCTCAGGTGGGATAATGATCTTGGCCAGAATGTCGCCATCGTAATCGTAGTTATTGAGCAGCGTCTCAACTGATTCATCTATCCGGCCCGGCAGCATAAACGTGCCTGCCTGGGCAACGATACGGCGGTCCATCGACCAGGGTTCGCCCGGCCAGACCACGGGATATTCATTGGAGAGGAAATAGCGGTGCAGATTATTACTGTCACGCGGGTCAATCGCCTCACGCGTAAGCTGAGGCGCTTCCGGTGGGGTGGCCTCGTGCCATAACGCCGGCGTATTAACCGCCCAGACAGCCGCAGGGGCGGTACAGGAGTGAAGGGCGAAGTAACTGGCAACATAAGGCGATTTGGTAAAGTCCAGTAAGCGGGTCGGTGCGCCATGGTGCTGCATCAGAGCCAGACAGCGGAAGTCATCTTTCAGTACGCTGGTATCGTTGAGGAAATAGTGAGCTTTGCGGCGGAAAACCCGGATTGCGCGGTCTTCCTGCTCTGCCCAGGGGCGGTTGGTGACAAACTGTTTCAGTCTACGGGTGAGTGAGCTCTCAAGATTCCAGTCGGCGTCGGCCTGACCACGAAAAGCCCAGCCGCGAAGAGATTCGGATTCGACCAGAGTAAGAAACTCCTGCCAACTGGTTACTTCGTAAGCTTTAGTCATGCCGTTTCCCCTGTAGTATCACGCCGACCGGTCAGTTGCAGATAAAGGGCAACTGAGGCTGATGTTCCATTTTATATCCTGCCAATGTTGCAAGCTTGTGCGAACGCTCGCAATTAGACCTGGGAAGTAGAAATTAATGACATTTTTATGACTTTTTACTTTAGACCAATATGCCCGTTTCATGGGGCCTGAGACGGACGGGGGCCGCCCTAATTACTACCAAATGAGTAATTTTTCGATGCCAAGGAATGATACCTGTATTTCTCTGTGGGTAGCTAATATGAATCTGTAAAGAAACGGAACTGTCAGCTTACCGACAGTACATAAAAACAAGAGGCATACAGAAGATGATTTACGCTAAGCCAGGAACAGAAGGTTCCGTCGTTTCCTTTAAAGAACGTTATGGCAACTTTATCAATGGTGAGTGGAAAGAGCCGGTAAAAGGCCAGTACTTCACTAACCAT encodes the following:
- a CDS encoding putative 2OG-Fe(II) oxygenase — its product is MYSDTPQVESIQAWNSPLFVSSNPDHEFLKEDLLNYIYRYQQTQQQAIASEVAVNAKHQLFESKLCFLEAEEPAVMELRRMLEELLSAVATEVNAPYWPEGAEGDAQIIESWFHVTHNGGYHDIHSHPNCSWCGIYYLDPGECELGSRNGVNRFYDPRNNADHYGDPGTAYLSQQGYWDFEPVEGQIVIFPSYLKHSALPYFGAKDRVVVAFNAVIDLV
- a CDS encoding PQQ-dependent methanol/ethanol family dehydrogenase, whose amino-acid sequence is MKKFALSALVAAMSVAGTVQAGVTDQDILNDQMTVEDVVTNGMGPRGQRYSPMDKINTSTVKDMRPVWAFSFGGEKQRGQESQPVVKDGVMYVTASYSRVFAIDTNTGEELWEYNARLPDGIMPCCDVINRGVALYDDLVIFGTLDAKLVALDAKTGKVKWKKKVEDYKAGYSITAAPLIAKGKVITGVSGGEFGIVGKVEAYDAKTGKLAWSRPTVEGHMGYIWKDGKKMENGISGGEAGKTWPGDLWKSGGAATWLGGTYDPDVDLLFFGTGNPAPWNSHLRPGDNLFSSSRLAIDPDTGKIVWHFQTTPHDGWDYDGVNELISFDYKENGKTVKAAATADRNGFMYVLNRENGDFIRGFPFVDKITWAKGLDPKTGRPIYDEAFRPGNPADSKDGKKGKAVVAIPSFLGGKNWMPVAYSQDTELFYVPSNEWAMDIWNEPTAYKKGAAYLGAGFTIKPMNDEYIGVLRAMDPKTGKEVWRHNNYAPLWGGVLATKGNLVFFGTPEGYLKGLNAKTGEVEYEFNTGSGIVGSPITWEQNGEQYLSVVSGWGGAVPLWGGEVAKRVKHLNQGGTVWTFKLPK
- a CDS encoding FRG domain-containing protein → MTKAYEVTSWQEFLTLVESESLRGWAFRGQADADWNLESSLTRRLKQFVTNRPWAEQEDRAIRVFRRKAHYFLNDTSVLKDDFRCLALMQHHGAPTRLLDFTKSPYVASYFALHSCTAPAAVWAVNTPALWHEATPPEAPQLTREAIDPRDSNNLHRYFLSNEYPVVWPGEPWSMDRRIVAQAGTFMLPGRIDESVETLLNNYDYDGDILAKIIIPPEIRREAMEALYRMNITHATLFPDLDGLARSISYELEVSWVGTSGPPQKT